Proteins co-encoded in one Malus domestica chromosome 09, GDT2T_hap1 genomic window:
- the LOC103442607 gene encoding uncharacterized protein — MKRRSRLHRRSSPNRSAEPFLKYLKPGALAQIRDSRISRARSHQLNWLSQICVSPPLSPGPDAGLPQANVMEGFPCFSGRIYGPRCPQRKKLAASKSVMFLSPSSPVHDSPDPIIDLFSTDILAAH, encoded by the coding sequence aTGAAACGCCGATCTAGACTCCACCGCCGGTCCTCCCCCAACCGGTCGGCCGAGCCATTTCTCAAATACCTAAAGCCCGGCGCGCTCGCCCAAATCCGAGACTCCCGAATCAGCAGGGCCAGATCGCACCAGCTCAACTGGCTCTCTCAGATCTGTGTATCGCCGCCGTTATCTCCGGGCCCCGACGCGGGTCTTCCCCAGGCCAACGTGATGGAGGGATTCCCTTGCTTCTCGGGTCGGATCTACGGCCCCAGATGTCCCCAGCGGAAGAAGCTTGCGGCGTCCAAGTCGGTTATGTTCCTCAGTCCCTCGAGCCCGGTTCACGACTCTCCCGATCCGATAATCGATCTGTTTAGTACGGACATTCTTGCTGCACATTGA
- the LOC103442921 gene encoding uncharacterized protein — translation MGNCLRNNNKIASQDYEKHEAAKEAEPPEARKTAMPLPSNLKQEKKSVRFNLQEDHQNSGKRVDGGDSKTGGAVRIRLVVTQEELKQLLNYKKDSNHSSLEELLNAVKSRGTRVSEINGTSSDDESISSGGCWRPTLESIPEDQH, via the coding sequence ATGGGAAAttgtttgagaaataataaCAAGATTGCATCACAAGATTATGAGAAGCATGAAGCAGCAAAGGAAGCAGAACCCCCAGAAGCCAGAAAAACAGCAATGCCATTGCCGTCGAATTTGAAGCAGGAGAAGAAGTCTGTGAGGTTTAATTTACAAGAAGATCATCAAAACAGTGGTAAAAGAGTTGATGGTGGTGATTCTAAAACTGGTGGGGCTGTGAGGATTAGACTGGTTGTCACACAGGAGGAGCTGAAACAGCTGCTGAATTATAAGAAAGATTCAAACCACTCATCTTTGGAGGAATTGTTGAATGCTGTCAAATCCAGAGGAACTAGGGTGTCTGAAATTAATGGAACAAGTAGTGATGATGAAAGCATAAGCAGTGGTGGTTGCTGGAGGCCAACTTTAGAGAGCATTCCAGAGGATCaacattga
- the LOC103442605 gene encoding aconitate hydratase, cytoplasmic: MYINTASCSASSLLRASRARFFSSSSSAVSRTFVSSPIRPSHHHFASLRFLSASSAARSFPRWSHGGVHWRSPYTLRSQIRAVAPVIEQFQRKIASMASENPFKANLTSLPKPGGGEFGKFYSLPSLNDPRIDKLPYSIRILLESAIRNCDGFQVKKEDVEKIIDWEKSAPKQVEIPFKPARVLLQDFTGVPAVVDLACMRDAMNNLGSDSKKINPLVPVDLVIDHSVQVDVARSANAVQANMDLEFQRNKERFAFLKWGSTAFHNMLVVPPGSGIVHQVNLEYLGRVVFNTDGLLYPDSVVGTDSHTTMIDGLGVAGWGVGGIEAEATMLGQPMSMVLPGVVGFKLSGKLNNGVTATDLVLTVTQILRKHGVVGKFVEFYGDGMGELSLADRATIANMSPEYGATMGFFPVDHVTLQYLKLTGRSDETVSMIESYLRANKLFVDYNEPQSERVYSSYLELNLSEVEPCVSGPKRPHDRVTLKDMKSDWHACLDNKVGFKGFAIPKEVQNKVAKFQFNGQPAELKHGSVVIAAITSCTNTSNPSVMLGAALVAKKASELGLEVKPWVKTSLAPGSGVVTKYLLNSGLQKYFDQQGFHIVGYGCTTCIGNSGDLHESVASAISENDIVAAAVLSGNRNFEGRVHPLTRANYLASPPLVVAYALAGTVDIDFDKEPIGTGKDGKSVYFRDIWPSTEEIAEVVQSSVLPDMFKSTYESITKGNPMWNQLSVPESKLYSWDPNSTYIHEPPYFKGMTMDPPGAHGVKDAYCLLNFGDSITTDHISPAGSINKDSPAAKYLLERGVDRKDFNSYGSRRGNDEVMARGTFANIRLVNKLLNGEVGPKTVHIPSGEKLFVFDAATRYKADGHDTIVIAGAEYGSGSSRDWAAKGPMLLGVKAVIAKSFERIHRSNLVGMGIIPLCFKAGEDADTLGLTGHERYTIDLPSSISEIKPGQDVTVTTDNGKSFTCTVRFDTEVELEYFNHGGILQYVIRNLSKQ, from the exons ATGTATATAAACACAGCGTCCTGCTCTGCCTCCTCCCTCCTCAGAGCTTCTAGGGCTCGatttttctcctcctcctcctccgccgtGTCCAGAACCTTCGTTTCTTCGCCCATCAGGCCGTCGCACCACCACTTCGCCTCCCTTCGCTTCCTCAGCGCCTCCTCCGCCGCTCGCTCCTTCCCTCGCTGGAGCCACGGCGGTGTCCATTGGCGCTCCCCCTACACCCTCCGCTCGCAGATCAGAGCCGTCGCTCCCGTCATCGAACAGTTCCAGCGCAAGATCGCTTCCATGG CTTCCGAAAATCCTTTCAAGGCAAACTTGACCAGTCTTCCCAAGCCCGGAGGCGGCGAGTTTGGCAAATTCTACAGCCTTCCTTCTCTGAACGACCCAAGGATTG ATAAGTTGCCCTACTCTATCAGAATCCTTCTGGAATCTGCTATCCGTAATTGCGATGGCTTCCAAGTCAAGAAGGAggatgttgagaaaattattgatTGGGAAAAGAGTGCCCCAAAGCAAGTTGAAATTCCTTTCAAGCCCGCTCGTGTGCTCTTGCAG GACTTTACGGGAGTTCCAGCTGTGGTTGACCTTGCTTGTATGCGTGATGCTATGAACAATCTTGGGAGTGATTCTAAGAAGATCAATCCTTTG GTTCCTGTAGATCTTGTTATTGATCATTCAGTTCAAGTTGACGTTGCAAGATCAGCAAATGCAGTGCAGGCCAATATGGATCTTGAATTCCAGAGAAACAAGGAGAGATTTGCTTTCCTTAAATGGGGTTCGACTGCTTTCCATAATATGCTTGTTGTTCCACCTGGTTCTGGCATTGTTCATCAG GTTAATCTTGAATATCTTGGACGGGTTGTTTTCAACACTGATGGCTTACTCTACCCTGATAGTGTGGTTGGAACTGATTCCCATACAACCATGATTGACGGGTTAGGTGTTGCTGGATGGGGAGTTGGAGGTATTGAAGCTGAAGCTACTATGCTTGGCCAG CCAATGAGCATGGTGTTGCCTGGTGTTGTTGGGTTCAAGTTATCTGGAAAGTTAAACAATGGTGTTACTGCTACTGACTTGGTTTTGACTGTCACACAAATACTGAGGAAGCATGGAGTTGTCGGAAAATTTGTTGAATTCTATG GGGATGGTATGGGTGAACTATCATTAGCTGACAGGGCCACTATTGCCAATATGTCCCCCGAGTATGGTGCAACCATGGGTTTCTTCCCTGTTGATCATGTTACTTTACAGTATCTCAAATTAACTGGCAGAAGTGATGAGACT GTGTCAATGATTGAAAGTTATCTGCGGGCAAATAAATTGTTTGTTGACTATAATGAG CCTCAATCTGAAAGGGTATACTCATCTTACCTAGAATTGAACCTTTCAGAAGTCGAGCCCTGTGTCTCAGGACCCAAGAG ACCTCATGACCGCGTGACTTTGAAAGACATGAAATCTGATTGGCATGCTTGTCTTGATAACAAGGTTGGGTTCAAG GGATTTGCTATACCAAAAGAGGTGCAAAACAAAGTGGCGAAGTTTCAATTCAATGGACAGCCAGCAGAGCTTAAGCATGGTAGTGTTGTGATTGCTGCAATCACAAGTTGCACAAATACATCAAACCCAAGTGTCATGCTTGGGGCTGCTCTCGTTGCAAAGAAGGCTAGTGAACTTGGTCTAGAG GTCAAGCCATGGGTGAAAACAAGTCTTGCCCCGGGTTCCGGAGtagttacaaaatatttactaAACAG TGGATTGCAAAAGTATTTTGATCAACAAGGTTTCCATATTGTTGGATATGGGTGCACAACATGCATTGGGAATTCAGGGGATTTGCATGAAAGTGTTGCTTCTGCTATATCAGAAAATG ACATTGTAGCAGCTGCTGTGCTCTCTGGAAACAGGAATTTTGAGGGCCGTGTTCATCCATTAACAAGAGCTAATTACCTTGCCTCTCCTCCTTTGGTGGTTGCCTATGCCCTTGCTGGAACG GTTGACATTGACTTTGATAAGGAGCCAATTGGAACAGGGAAGGATGGTAAGAGCGTCTATTTCAGGGACATTTGGCCGTCCACAGAGGAGATTGCTGAG GTAGTGCAATCCAGTGTGTTGCCAGATATGTTCAAGAGCACTTACGAGTCAATTACTAAGGGCAACCCCATGTGGAATCAGCTATCAGTTCCCGAATCCAAACTGTACTCTTGGGACCCTAATTCAACCTACATTCATGAGCCCCCATACTTCAAGGGCATGACAATGGATCCTCCCGGTGCTCATGGAGTTAAGGATGCGTACTGCTTGTTGAATTTTGGTGACAGCATTACAACAGATCACATCTCTCCAGCGGGAAGCATCAACAAGGATAGTCCTGCAGCCAAGTACCTTCTTGAGCGTGGGGTGGATCGCAAAGACTTCAATTCTTATGGAAGTCGTCGTGGCAATGATGAAGTAATGGCAAGGGGAACTTTTGCCAATATCCGCCTTGTTAACAAGCTTTTGAATGGGGAAGTAGGTCCAAAAACAGTTCACATTCCTTCCGGGGAGAAGCTCTTTGTCTTTGATGCAGCAACT AGATACAAGGCCGATGGGCATGACACTATTGTGATAGCTGGAGCGGAGTATGGAAGTGGAAGCTCCAGGGATTGGGCCGCCAAGGGCCCAATGCTATTG GGCGTTAAAGCAGTGATTGCCAAAAGTTTCGAGAGAATCCATCGCAGTAATTTGGTGGGAATGGGTATCATTCCTCTTTGCTTCAAGGCCGGTGAGGATGCAGACACGCTAGGATTGACTGGTCACGAACGTTATACCATTGACCTCCCTAGCAGCATTAGCGAGATTAAACCTGGCCAGGATGTGACTGTCACAACGGACAATGGAAAATCTTTCACCTGCACTGTTCGCTTTGACACTGAG GTGGAATTGGAATACTTCAACCACGGAGGCATTCTGCAATACGTTATCAGGAACCTAAGCAAGCAGTAG